Proteins encoded within one genomic window of Deltaproteobacteria bacterium:
- a CDS encoding lipase family protein: MPSLIPYREFAPQYSTVKYSPKDALSFCLASRLAYEKLKNGRIDKKKINQEALHWGFEEIEAFEVVRGGDIDTQGFLAVGKQRMLAAFRGTESLPDWLTNLQTVRNPGPWENTKVHEGFQDAFHAAALRIGEIIGRTRSQHEVWLTGHSLGGALAVLLAATLLENGLAVTGLYTFGAPRVGDLDFATRLDKELEDGAHWRVVNEGDVVPHLPPEWGFSHAGHRKLLLRSGKVSASQSSWQRFKKDIWGWIGTAIGKLSIADPHRLDSKTGYLQRLAARV, translated from the coding sequence ATGCCAAGCCTGATCCCCTATCGCGAATTCGCACCCCAATACTCGACCGTGAAGTACAGCCCGAAGGACGCATTGTCATTCTGCCTCGCAAGCCGCCTCGCCTACGAGAAGCTCAAGAACGGGCGCATCGACAAGAAGAAAATTAACCAAGAGGCACTTCACTGGGGATTTGAGGAGATTGAGGCCTTCGAAGTCGTACGCGGTGGAGACATCGACACGCAGGGATTCCTTGCGGTCGGCAAACAACGGATGCTGGCTGCTTTTCGCGGTACCGAGTCGCTTCCCGACTGGCTGACGAACCTCCAGACGGTAAGGAATCCGGGTCCGTGGGAGAACACCAAGGTGCACGAGGGATTTCAAGACGCTTTCCACGCAGCTGCCTTGAGAATCGGGGAGATTATCGGTCGAACCCGGAGTCAACATGAGGTATGGCTGACCGGTCACAGCTTGGGCGGTGCACTCGCAGTCCTACTGGCTGCCACGCTGCTTGAAAACGGCCTGGCGGTGACAGGGCTGTACACGTTCGGGGCCCCGCGTGTCGGTGACTTGGATTTTGCAACACGTCTAGACAAGGAGCTTGAGGACGGGGCTCACTGGCGGGTAGTAAACGAAGGCGATGTCGTTCCGCATTTGCCGCCAGAATGGGGTTTCTCTCACGCAGGCCACCGGAAGCTCCTTTTAAGGTCGGGGAAAGTGAGCGCCTCGCAGAGCTCGTGGCAGCGGTTCAAGAAGGACATCTGGGGGTGGATTGGCACGGCTATTGGTAAGTTGAGTATCGCCGATCCCCATCGTCTTGACTCCAAGACGGGATACCTTCAACGTTTGGCTGCGCGTGTCTGA